One stretch of Paramormyrops kingsleyae isolate MSU_618 chromosome 4, PKINGS_0.4, whole genome shotgun sequence DNA includes these proteins:
- the LOC111852567 gene encoding uncharacterized protein isoform X2 produces MTSKKNAKGHPKKDMKQPLAGRNGKKSEHAQKSSFFTWFLVLAMLGAWTSVAVVWLDIVDYKDVLGHLAAYDVDGDGEFDVEDAKILLGLKDKPVVVSSDAGEVDEPAARMGEEAEPELILDVEPVEEEEVQLNVAEEKTASEPSLLEEPEVEEEVDASEPVLEIEEEEVEAMPIDDPVGKETLHTGAENDLLEETSGPVEEESEEGDAPEEENEQEYSGPLEEGIQEDDTAVEQEFTEEPIQEEGAVVEQEVEEEPVTVEEEGAVAQEVEGEYVPVQEIASAIDDQMQKEEEFATGVEVAQDEDIPVEEVQEEGIHLEEEIQYWKQQALEESEVVEEEAQEEAVPVEEETQKESKEEEAQAETVSLEEELQEVLVPQEAEVQKEMVQQDASPIEEESALVEDEMQDEIAPVEEVVLVKEERQEALEPAQVKVQDEAVREEEDLAPVEEEVQDEAVLVEEELAAIEEEVLDETVPEEEDFAAVEEEVQDETVPEEEDFAAVEEEVQDEAVPEEEDFAAVEEEVQDETVPEEEDFAAVEEEVQDETVPEEEDFAAVEEEVQDETVPVEEELAPIEEEVQDETVPVEEELAPIEEEVQNEAIPLEEELAAVGEEIQEEVAPVEEQSLPVEEEIQDEASHLQEEMLEDVVMKEVQGVSAPLEDSEDEIIQEEFVPQEVEDEMVQEEATMVEEEPSPVEDEIQEEALPVEEEPSPVEDEIPEAEEAAPVEDEIPEEEEAAPVEEESSPVEDEIPEEEEAAPVEDEIQEEEEAAPVEDEIQEEEEAAPVEEESSPVEDKIPEEEEAAPVEEESSPVEDKIPEEEEAAPVEDEIQEEEEAAPVEEEAAPVEEVKEDARNVVQEEATPVQEMVQEDSVHVNNEAHEEVTDEYFPYEEVPGVEFHKDIPTDT; encoded by the exons ATGACTTCGAAGAAAAATGCCAAAGGACACCCGAAAAAAG ACATGAAGCAGCCATTGGCCGGTAGGAACGGCAAGAAGTCTGAGCATGCCCAGAAGAGCTCGTTCTTCACCTGGTTCCTCGTGCTGGCCATGCTGGGCGCCTGGACATCCGTCGCCGTAGTGTGGCTCGATATCGTGGACTACAAAGATGTGCTGG GACACCTTGCAGCATATGATGTTGATGGAGATGGTGAATTTGACGTGGAAGACGCAAAGATTCTGCTAG GATTGAAAGACAAGCCTGTTGTGGTGTCAAGTGATGCAGGAGAAGTGGATGAGCCAGCAGCCCGAATGGGAGAAG AAGCCGAGCCAGAACTAATACTAGATGTGGAACCAGTTGAGGAAGAGGAGGTCCAGTTGAATGTGGCAGAAGAGAAGACTGcatcag AGCCCAGTCTTTTGGAGGAGCCAGAGGTTGAGGAAGAAGTAGATGCATCAGAGCCAGTTCTGGAAATAGAGGAAGAGGAAGTGGAGGCCATGCCTATAGATGACCCCGTGGGCAAGGAGACCCTACATACAGGAGCTGAGAATGATCTTCTGGAAGAAACAAGTGGTCCTGTGGAGGAGGAATCAGAAGAAGGTGATGCACCTGAGGAGGAAAATGAACAAGAATACTCTGGACCTTTGGAGGAGGGAATACAGGAAGATGATACAGCGGTTGAGCAGGAATTTACAGAAGAACCAATACAAGAAGAAGGTGCAGTGGTTGAACAGGAAGTTGAGGAAGAACCTGTAACAGTAGAGGAGGAAGGTGCAGTTGCACAGGAGGTTGAAGGTGAATATGTTCCTGTGCAGGAAATTGCTTCAGCTATAGATGACCAAATGCAGAAAGAGGAGGAATTTGCAACTGGAGTAGAAGTAGCACAAGATGAGGACATACCTGTGGAGGAGGTACAGGAAGAGGGTATACATTTAGAAGAGGAAATACAGTACTGGAAGCAACAAGCACTGGAAGAATCTGAGGTTGTAGAGGAAGAAGCACAAGAAGAAGCTGTACCTGTAGAGGAGGAAACACAGAAGGAAAGCAAAGAGGAGGAAGCACAAGCAGAAACTGTGTCTTTAGAAGAGGAATTACAAGAAGTGCTTGTACCTCAAGAGGCAGAAGTACAGAAAGAGATGGTACAGCAAGATGCTTCACCTATAGAGGAAGAGTCTGCACTTGTAGAAGATGAAATGCAGGACGAGATTGCACCTGTAGAAGAAGTAGTACTTGTAAAGGAGGAAAGGCAGGAAGCGCTTGAGCCTGCACAAGTGAAAGTACAGGATGAGGCTGTACGTGAAGAGGAAGACCTTGCACCTGTAGAAGAGGAAGTACAGGACGAGGCTGTTCTTGTAGAAGAAGAGCTTGCAGCAATAGAAGAGGAAGTACTGGATGAGACTGTACCTGAAGAGGAAGACTTTGCAGCTGTAGAAGAGGAAGTACAGGATGAGACGGTACCTGAAGAGGAAGATTTTGCAGCTGTAGAAGAGGAAGTACAGGATGAGGCTGTACCTGAAGAGGAAGACTTTGCAGCTGTAGAAGAGGAAGTACAGGATGAGACTGTACCTGAAGAAGAAGACTTTGCAGCTGTAGAAGAGGAAGTACAGGATGAGACTGTACCTGAAGAGGAAGACTTTGCAGCTGTAGAAGAGGAAGTACAGGATGAGACTGTACCTGTAGAGGAAGAGCTTGCACCTATAGAAGAGGAAGTACAGGATGAGACTGTACCTGTAGAGGAAGAGCTTGCACCTATAGAAGAGGAAGTACAGAATGAGGCCATACCATTAGAGGAAGAGCTTGCAGCTGTAGGAGAGGAAATACAAGAAGAGGTTGCACCTGTAGAGGAACAGTCTCTGCCTGTAGAAGAGGAAATACAGGATGAGGCCTCACATTTGCAGGAAGAAATGCTTGAAGATGTTGTAATGAAAGAAGTACAAGGAGTGAGTGCACCTTTAGAAGACAGTGAGGATGAGATAATACAGGAGGAGTTTGTACCTCAAGAGGTAGAAGATGAGATGGTACAGGAAGAGGCCACAATGGTAGAGGAAGAGCCTTCACCTGTAGAAGATGAAATACAGGAAGAGGCCTTACCTGTAGAGGAAGAGCCTTCACCTGTAGAAGATGAAATACCAGAAGCGGAAGAGGCTGCACCTGTAGAAGATGAAATACCAGAAGAGGAAGAGGCCGCACCTGTAGAGGAAGAGTCTTCACCTGTAGAAGACGAAATACCAGAAGAGGAAGAGGCTGCACCTGTAGAAGACGAAatacaggaagaggaagaggctGCACCTGTAGAAGACGAAatacaggaagaggaagaggctGCACCTGTAGAGGAAGAGTCTTCACCTGTAGAAGACAAAATACCAGAAGAGGAAGAGGCTGCACCTGTAGAGGAAGAGTCTTCACCTGTAGAAGACAAAATACCAGAAGAGGAAGAGGCTGCACCTGTAGAAGACGAAAtacaggaagaggaggaggctgCACCTGTAGAAGAAGAGGCTGCACCTGTAGAAGAAGTAAAAGAGGACGCCAGAAATGTAGTACAGGAAGAGGCCACACCTGTACAGGAAATGGTGCAGGAAGATAGTGTACATGTAAATAACGAAGCACATGAGGAGGTAACAGATGAATACTTCCCTTATGAAG
- the LOC111852567 gene encoding uncharacterized protein isoform X5: MGDLKEDLKMMADEGDMKQPLAGRNGKKSEHAQKSSFFTWFLVLAMLGAWTSVAVVWLDIVDYKDVLGHLAAYDVDGDGEFDVEDAKILLGLKDKPVVVSSDAGEVDEPAARMGEEAEPELILDVEPVEEEEVQLNVAEEKTASEPSLLEEPEVEEEVDASEPVLEIEEEEVEAMPIDDPVGKETLHTGAENDLLEETSGPVEEESEEGDAPEEENEQEYSGPLEEGIQEDDTAVEQEFTEEPIQEEGAVVEQEVEEEPVTVEEEGAVAQEVEGEYVPVQEIASAIDDQMQKEEEFATGVEVAQDEDIPVEEVQEEGIHLEEEIQYWKQQALEESEVVEEEAQEEAVPVEEETQKESKEEEAQAETVSLEEELQEVLVPQEAEVQKEMVQQDASPIEEESALVEDEMQDEIAPVEEVVLVKEERQEALEPAQVKVQDEAVREEEDLAPVEEEVQDEAVLVEEELAAIEEEVLDETVPEEEDFAAVEEEVQDETVPEEEDFAAVEEEVQDEAVPEEEDFAAVEEEVQDETVPEEEDFAAVEEEVQDETVPEEEDFAAVEEEVQDETVPVEEELAPIEEEVQDETVPVEEELAPIEEEVQNEAIPLEEELAAVGEEIQEEVAPVEEQSLPVEEEIQDEASHLQEEMLEDVVMKEVQGVSAPLEDSEDEIIQEEFVPQEVEDEMVQEEATMVEEEPSPVEDEIQEEALPVEEEPSPVEDEIPEAEEAAPVEDEIPEEEEAAPVEEESSPVEDEIPEEEEAAPVEDEIQEEEEAAPVEEESSPVEDKIPEEEEAAPVEDEIQEEEEAAPVEEEAAPVEEVKEDARNVVQEEATPVQEMVQEDSVHVNNEAHEEVTDEYFPYEEVPGVEFHKDIPTDT, from the exons ATGGGGGACCTGAAGGAGGACCTGAAGATGATGGCTGATGAAGGAG ACATGAAGCAGCCATTGGCCGGTAGGAACGGCAAGAAGTCTGAGCATGCCCAGAAGAGCTCGTTCTTCACCTGGTTCCTCGTGCTGGCCATGCTGGGCGCCTGGACATCCGTCGCCGTAGTGTGGCTCGATATCGTGGACTACAAAGATGTGCTGG GACACCTTGCAGCATATGATGTTGATGGAGATGGTGAATTTGACGTGGAAGACGCAAAGATTCTGCTAG GATTGAAAGACAAGCCTGTTGTGGTGTCAAGTGATGCAGGAGAAGTGGATGAGCCAGCAGCCCGAATGGGAGAAG AAGCCGAGCCAGAACTAATACTAGATGTGGAACCAGTTGAGGAAGAGGAGGTCCAGTTGAATGTGGCAGAAGAGAAGACTGcatcag AGCCCAGTCTTTTGGAGGAGCCAGAGGTTGAGGAAGAAGTAGATGCATCAGAGCCAGTTCTGGAAATAGAGGAAGAGGAAGTGGAGGCCATGCCTATAGATGACCCCGTGGGCAAGGAGACCCTACATACAGGAGCTGAGAATGATCTTCTGGAAGAAACAAGTGGTCCTGTGGAGGAGGAATCAGAAGAAGGTGATGCACCTGAGGAGGAAAATGAACAAGAATACTCTGGACCTTTGGAGGAGGGAATACAGGAAGATGATACAGCGGTTGAGCAGGAATTTACAGAAGAACCAATACAAGAAGAAGGTGCAGTGGTTGAACAGGAAGTTGAGGAAGAACCTGTAACAGTAGAGGAGGAAGGTGCAGTTGCACAGGAGGTTGAAGGTGAATATGTTCCTGTGCAGGAAATTGCTTCAGCTATAGATGACCAAATGCAGAAAGAGGAGGAATTTGCAACTGGAGTAGAAGTAGCACAAGATGAGGACATACCTGTGGAGGAGGTACAGGAAGAGGGTATACATTTAGAAGAGGAAATACAGTACTGGAAGCAACAAGCACTGGAAGAATCTGAGGTTGTAGAGGAAGAAGCACAAGAAGAAGCTGTACCTGTAGAGGAGGAAACACAGAAGGAAAGCAAAGAGGAGGAAGCACAAGCAGAAACTGTGTCTTTAGAAGAGGAATTACAAGAAGTGCTTGTACCTCAAGAGGCAGAAGTACAGAAAGAGATGGTACAGCAAGATGCTTCACCTATAGAGGAAGAGTCTGCACTTGTAGAAGATGAAATGCAGGACGAGATTGCACCTGTAGAAGAAGTAGTACTTGTAAAGGAGGAAAGGCAGGAAGCGCTTGAGCCTGCACAAGTGAAAGTACAGGATGAGGCTGTACGTGAAGAGGAAGACCTTGCACCTGTAGAAGAGGAAGTACAGGACGAGGCTGTTCTTGTAGAAGAAGAGCTTGCAGCAATAGAAGAGGAAGTACTGGATGAGACTGTACCTGAAGAGGAAGACTTTGCAGCTGTAGAAGAGGAAGTACAGGATGAGACGGTACCTGAAGAGGAAGATTTTGCAGCTGTAGAAGAGGAAGTACAGGATGAGGCTGTACCTGAAGAGGAAGACTTTGCAGCTGTAGAAGAGGAAGTACAGGATGAGACTGTACCTGAAGAAGAAGACTTTGCAGCTGTAGAAGAGGAAGTACAGGATGAGACTGTACCTGAAGAGGAAGACTTTGCAGCTGTAGAAGAGGAAGTACAGGATGAGACTGTACCTGTAGAGGAAGAGCTTGCACCTATAGAAGAGGAAGTACAGGATGAGACTGTACCTGTAGAGGAAGAGCTTGCACCTATAGAAGAGGAAGTACAGAATGAGGCCATACCATTAGAGGAAGAGCTTGCAGCTGTAGGAGAGGAAATACAAGAAGAGGTTGCACCTGTAGAGGAACAGTCTCTGCCTGTAGAAGAGGAAATACAGGATGAGGCCTCACATTTGCAGGAAGAAATGCTTGAAGATGTTGTAATGAAAGAAGTACAAGGAGTGAGTGCACCTTTAGAAGACAGTGAGGATGAGATAATACAGGAGGAGTTTGTACCTCAAGAGGTAGAAGATGAGATGGTACAGGAAGAGGCCACAATGGTAGAGGAAGAGCCTTCACCTGTAGAAGATGAAATACAGGAAGAGGCCTTACCTGTAGAGGAAGAGCCTTCACCTGTAGAAGATGAAATACCAGAAGCGGAAGAGGCTGCACCTGTAGAAGATGAAATACCAGAAGAGGAAGAGGCCGCACCTGTAGAGGAAGAGTCTTCACCTGTAGAAGACGAAATACCAGAAGAGGAAGAGGCTGCACCTGTAGAAGACGAAatacaggaagaggaagaggctGCAC CTGTAGAGGAAGAGTCTTCACCTGTAGAAGACAAAATACCAGAAGAGGAAGAGGCTGCACCTGTAGAAGACGAAAtacaggaagaggaggaggctgCACCTGTAGAAGAAGAGGCTGCACCTGTAGAAGAAGTAAAAGAGGACGCCAGAAATGTAGTACAGGAAGAGGCCACACCTGTACAGGAAATGGTGCAGGAAGATAGTGTACATGTAAATAACGAAGCACATGAGGAGGTAACAGATGAATACTTCCCTTATGAAG
- the LOC111852567 gene encoding uncharacterized protein isoform X6, giving the protein MGDLKEDLKMMADEGDMKQPLAGRNGKKSEHAQKSSFFTWFLVLAMLGAWTSVAVVWLDIVDYKDVLGHLAAYDVDGDGEFDVEDAKILLGLKDKPVVVSSDAGEVDEPAARMGEEAEPELILDVEPVEEEEVQLNVAEEKTASEPSLLEEPEVEEEVDASEPVLEIEEEEVEAMPIDDPVGKETLHTGAENDLLEETSGPVEEESEEGDAPEEENEQEYSGPLEEGIQEDDTAVEQEFTEEPIQEEGAVVEQEVEEEPVTVEEEGAVAQEVEGEYVPVQEIASAIDDQMQKEEEFATGVEVAQDEDIPVEEVQEEGIHLEEEIQYWKQQALEESEVVEEEAQEEAVPVEEETQKESKEEEAQAETVSLEEELQEVLVPQEAEVQKEMVQQDASPIEEESALVEDEMQDEIAPVEEVVLVKEERQEALEPAQVKVQDEAVREEEDLAPVEEEVQDEAVLVEEELAAIEEEVLDETVPEEEDFAAVEEEVQDETVPEEEDFAAVEEEVQDEAVPEEEDFAAVEEEVQDETVPEEEDFAAVEEEVQDETVPEEEDFAAVEEEVQDETVPVEEELAPIEEEVQDETVPVEEELAPIEEEVQNEAIPLEEELAAVGEEIQEEVAPVEEQSLPVEEEIQDEASHLQEEMLEDVVMKEVQGVSAPLEDSEDEIIQEEFVPQEVEDEMVQEEATMVEEEPSPVEDEIQEEALPVEEEPSPVEDEIPEAEEAAPVEDEIPEEEEAAPVEEESSPVEDEIPEEEEAAPVEDEIQEEEEAAPVEDEIQEEEEAAPVEEEAAPVEEVKEDARNVVQEEATPVQEMVQEDSVHVNNEAHEEVTDEYFPYEEVPGVEFHKDIPTDT; this is encoded by the exons ATGGGGGACCTGAAGGAGGACCTGAAGATGATGGCTGATGAAGGAG ACATGAAGCAGCCATTGGCCGGTAGGAACGGCAAGAAGTCTGAGCATGCCCAGAAGAGCTCGTTCTTCACCTGGTTCCTCGTGCTGGCCATGCTGGGCGCCTGGACATCCGTCGCCGTAGTGTGGCTCGATATCGTGGACTACAAAGATGTGCTGG GACACCTTGCAGCATATGATGTTGATGGAGATGGTGAATTTGACGTGGAAGACGCAAAGATTCTGCTAG GATTGAAAGACAAGCCTGTTGTGGTGTCAAGTGATGCAGGAGAAGTGGATGAGCCAGCAGCCCGAATGGGAGAAG AAGCCGAGCCAGAACTAATACTAGATGTGGAACCAGTTGAGGAAGAGGAGGTCCAGTTGAATGTGGCAGAAGAGAAGACTGcatcag AGCCCAGTCTTTTGGAGGAGCCAGAGGTTGAGGAAGAAGTAGATGCATCAGAGCCAGTTCTGGAAATAGAGGAAGAGGAAGTGGAGGCCATGCCTATAGATGACCCCGTGGGCAAGGAGACCCTACATACAGGAGCTGAGAATGATCTTCTGGAAGAAACAAGTGGTCCTGTGGAGGAGGAATCAGAAGAAGGTGATGCACCTGAGGAGGAAAATGAACAAGAATACTCTGGACCTTTGGAGGAGGGAATACAGGAAGATGATACAGCGGTTGAGCAGGAATTTACAGAAGAACCAATACAAGAAGAAGGTGCAGTGGTTGAACAGGAAGTTGAGGAAGAACCTGTAACAGTAGAGGAGGAAGGTGCAGTTGCACAGGAGGTTGAAGGTGAATATGTTCCTGTGCAGGAAATTGCTTCAGCTATAGATGACCAAATGCAGAAAGAGGAGGAATTTGCAACTGGAGTAGAAGTAGCACAAGATGAGGACATACCTGTGGAGGAGGTACAGGAAGAGGGTATACATTTAGAAGAGGAAATACAGTACTGGAAGCAACAAGCACTGGAAGAATCTGAGGTTGTAGAGGAAGAAGCACAAGAAGAAGCTGTACCTGTAGAGGAGGAAACACAGAAGGAAAGCAAAGAGGAGGAAGCACAAGCAGAAACTGTGTCTTTAGAAGAGGAATTACAAGAAGTGCTTGTACCTCAAGAGGCAGAAGTACAGAAAGAGATGGTACAGCAAGATGCTTCACCTATAGAGGAAGAGTCTGCACTTGTAGAAGATGAAATGCAGGACGAGATTGCACCTGTAGAAGAAGTAGTACTTGTAAAGGAGGAAAGGCAGGAAGCGCTTGAGCCTGCACAAGTGAAAGTACAGGATGAGGCTGTACGTGAAGAGGAAGACCTTGCACCTGTAGAAGAGGAAGTACAGGACGAGGCTGTTCTTGTAGAAGAAGAGCTTGCAGCAATAGAAGAGGAAGTACTGGATGAGACTGTACCTGAAGAGGAAGACTTTGCAGCTGTAGAAGAGGAAGTACAGGATGAGACGGTACCTGAAGAGGAAGATTTTGCAGCTGTAGAAGAGGAAGTACAGGATGAGGCTGTACCTGAAGAGGAAGACTTTGCAGCTGTAGAAGAGGAAGTACAGGATGAGACTGTACCTGAAGAAGAAGACTTTGCAGCTGTAGAAGAGGAAGTACAGGATGAGACTGTACCTGAAGAGGAAGACTTTGCAGCTGTAGAAGAGGAAGTACAGGATGAGACTGTACCTGTAGAGGAAGAGCTTGCACCTATAGAAGAGGAAGTACAGGATGAGACTGTACCTGTAGAGGAAGAGCTTGCACCTATAGAAGAGGAAGTACAGAATGAGGCCATACCATTAGAGGAAGAGCTTGCAGCTGTAGGAGAGGAAATACAAGAAGAGGTTGCACCTGTAGAGGAACAGTCTCTGCCTGTAGAAGAGGAAATACAGGATGAGGCCTCACATTTGCAGGAAGAAATGCTTGAAGATGTTGTAATGAAAGAAGTACAAGGAGTGAGTGCACCTTTAGAAGACAGTGAGGATGAGATAATACAGGAGGAGTTTGTACCTCAAGAGGTAGAAGATGAGATGGTACAGGAAGAGGCCACAATGGTAGAGGAAGAGCCTTCACCTGTAGAAGATGAAATACAGGAAGAGGCCTTACCTGTAGAGGAAGAGCCTTCACCTGTAGAAGATGAAATACCAGAAGCGGAAGAGGCTGCACCTGTAGAAGATGAAATACCAGAAGAGGAAGAGGCCGCACCTGTAGAGGAAGAGTCTTCACCTGTAGAAGACGAAATACCAGAAGAGGAAGAGGCTGCACCTGTAGAAGACGAAatacaggaagaggaagaggctGCACCTGTAGAAGACGAAatacaggaagaggaagaggctGCAC CTGTAGAAGAAGAGGCTGCACCTGTAGAAGAAGTAAAAGAGGACGCCAGAAATGTAGTACAGGAAGAGGCCACACCTGTACAGGAAATGGTGCAGGAAGATAGTGTACATGTAAATAACGAAGCACATGAGGAGGTAACAGATGAATACTTCCCTTATGAAG
- the LOC111852567 gene encoding uncharacterized protein isoform X1: MGDLKEDLKMMADEGDMKQPLAGRNGKKSEHAQKSSFFTWFLVLAMLGAWTSVAVVWLDIVDYKDVLGHLAAYDVDGDGEFDVEDAKILLGLKDKPVVVSSDAGEVDEPAARMGEEAEPELILDVEPVEEEEVQLNVAEEKTASEPSLLEEPEVEEEVDASEPVLEIEEEEVEAMPIDDPVGKETLHTGAENDLLEETSGPVEEESEEGDAPEEENEQEYSGPLEEGIQEDDTAVEQEFTEEPIQEEGAVVEQEVEEEPVTVEEEGAVAQEVEGEYVPVQEIASAIDDQMQKEEEFATGVEVAQDEDIPVEEVQEEGIHLEEEIQYWKQQALEESEVVEEEAQEEAVPVEEETQKESKEEEAQAETVSLEEELQEVLVPQEAEVQKEMVQQDASPIEEESALVEDEMQDEIAPVEEVVLVKEERQEALEPAQVKVQDEAVREEEDLAPVEEEVQDEAVLVEEELAAIEEEVLDETVPEEEDFAAVEEEVQDETVPEEEDFAAVEEEVQDEAVPEEEDFAAVEEEVQDETVPEEEDFAAVEEEVQDETVPEEEDFAAVEEEVQDETVPVEEELAPIEEEVQDETVPVEEELAPIEEEVQNEAIPLEEELAAVGEEIQEEVAPVEEQSLPVEEEIQDEASHLQEEMLEDVVMKEVQGVSAPLEDSEDEIIQEEFVPQEVEDEMVQEEATMVEEEPSPVEDEIQEEALPVEEEPSPVEDEIPEAEEAAPVEDEIPEEEEAAPVEEESSPVEDEIPEEEEAAPVEDEIQEEEEAAPVEDEIQEEEEAAPVEEESSPVEDKIPEEEEAAPVEEESSPVEDKIPEEEEAAPVEDEIQEEEEAAPVEEEAAPVEEVKEDARNVVQEEATPVQEMVQEDSVHVNNEAHEEVTDEYFPYEEVPGVEFHKDIPTDT, encoded by the exons ATGGGGGACCTGAAGGAGGACCTGAAGATGATGGCTGATGAAGGAG ACATGAAGCAGCCATTGGCCGGTAGGAACGGCAAGAAGTCTGAGCATGCCCAGAAGAGCTCGTTCTTCACCTGGTTCCTCGTGCTGGCCATGCTGGGCGCCTGGACATCCGTCGCCGTAGTGTGGCTCGATATCGTGGACTACAAAGATGTGCTGG GACACCTTGCAGCATATGATGTTGATGGAGATGGTGAATTTGACGTGGAAGACGCAAAGATTCTGCTAG GATTGAAAGACAAGCCTGTTGTGGTGTCAAGTGATGCAGGAGAAGTGGATGAGCCAGCAGCCCGAATGGGAGAAG AAGCCGAGCCAGAACTAATACTAGATGTGGAACCAGTTGAGGAAGAGGAGGTCCAGTTGAATGTGGCAGAAGAGAAGACTGcatcag AGCCCAGTCTTTTGGAGGAGCCAGAGGTTGAGGAAGAAGTAGATGCATCAGAGCCAGTTCTGGAAATAGAGGAAGAGGAAGTGGAGGCCATGCCTATAGATGACCCCGTGGGCAAGGAGACCCTACATACAGGAGCTGAGAATGATCTTCTGGAAGAAACAAGTGGTCCTGTGGAGGAGGAATCAGAAGAAGGTGATGCACCTGAGGAGGAAAATGAACAAGAATACTCTGGACCTTTGGAGGAGGGAATACAGGAAGATGATACAGCGGTTGAGCAGGAATTTACAGAAGAACCAATACAAGAAGAAGGTGCAGTGGTTGAACAGGAAGTTGAGGAAGAACCTGTAACAGTAGAGGAGGAAGGTGCAGTTGCACAGGAGGTTGAAGGTGAATATGTTCCTGTGCAGGAAATTGCTTCAGCTATAGATGACCAAATGCAGAAAGAGGAGGAATTTGCAACTGGAGTAGAAGTAGCACAAGATGAGGACATACCTGTGGAGGAGGTACAGGAAGAGGGTATACATTTAGAAGAGGAAATACAGTACTGGAAGCAACAAGCACTGGAAGAATCTGAGGTTGTAGAGGAAGAAGCACAAGAAGAAGCTGTACCTGTAGAGGAGGAAACACAGAAGGAAAGCAAAGAGGAGGAAGCACAAGCAGAAACTGTGTCTTTAGAAGAGGAATTACAAGAAGTGCTTGTACCTCAAGAGGCAGAAGTACAGAAAGAGATGGTACAGCAAGATGCTTCACCTATAGAGGAAGAGTCTGCACTTGTAGAAGATGAAATGCAGGACGAGATTGCACCTGTAGAAGAAGTAGTACTTGTAAAGGAGGAAAGGCAGGAAGCGCTTGAGCCTGCACAAGTGAAAGTACAGGATGAGGCTGTACGTGAAGAGGAAGACCTTGCACCTGTAGAAGAGGAAGTACAGGACGAGGCTGTTCTTGTAGAAGAAGAGCTTGCAGCAATAGAAGAGGAAGTACTGGATGAGACTGTACCTGAAGAGGAAGACTTTGCAGCTGTAGAAGAGGAAGTACAGGATGAGACGGTACCTGAAGAGGAAGATTTTGCAGCTGTAGAAGAGGAAGTACAGGATGAGGCTGTACCTGAAGAGGAAGACTTTGCAGCTGTAGAAGAGGAAGTACAGGATGAGACTGTACCTGAAGAAGAAGACTTTGCAGCTGTAGAAGAGGAAGTACAGGATGAGACTGTACCTGAAGAGGAAGACTTTGCAGCTGTAGAAGAGGAAGTACAGGATGAGACTGTACCTGTAGAGGAAGAGCTTGCACCTATAGAAGAGGAAGTACAGGATGAGACTGTACCTGTAGAGGAAGAGCTTGCACCTATAGAAGAGGAAGTACAGAATGAGGCCATACCATTAGAGGAAGAGCTTGCAGCTGTAGGAGAGGAAATACAAGAAGAGGTTGCACCTGTAGAGGAACAGTCTCTGCCTGTAGAAGAGGAAATACAGGATGAGGCCTCACATTTGCAGGAAGAAATGCTTGAAGATGTTGTAATGAAAGAAGTACAAGGAGTGAGTGCACCTTTAGAAGACAGTGAGGATGAGATAATACAGGAGGAGTTTGTACCTCAAGAGGTAGAAGATGAGATGGTACAGGAAGAGGCCACAATGGTAGAGGAAGAGCCTTCACCTGTAGAAGATGAAATACAGGAAGAGGCCTTACCTGTAGAGGAAGAGCCTTCACCTGTAGAAGATGAAATACCAGAAGCGGAAGAGGCTGCACCTGTAGAAGATGAAATACCAGAAGAGGAAGAGGCCGCACCTGTAGAGGAAGAGTCTTCACCTGTAGAAGACGAAATACCAGAAGAGGAAGAGGCTGCACCTGTAGAAGACGAAatacaggaagaggaagaggctGCACCTGTAGAAGACGAAatacaggaagaggaagaggctGCACCTGTAGAGGAAGAGTCTTCACCTGTAGAAGACAAAATACCAGAAGAGGAAGAGGCTGCACCTGTAGAGGAAGAGTCTTCACCTGTAGAAGACAAAATACCAGAAGAGGAAGAGGCTGCACCTGTAGAAGACGAAAtacaggaagaggaggaggctgCACCTGTAGAAGAAGAGGCTGCACCTGTAGAAGAAGTAAAAGAGGACGCCAGAAATGTAGTACAGGAAGAGGCCACACCTGTACAGGAAATGGTGCAGGAAGATAGTGTACATGTAAATAACGAAGCACATGAGGAGGTAACAGATGAATACTTCCCTTATGAAG